The window TTTATCTTTTAAAAAAACAATATGGTGCTGATTAATAAATTCTAGCAGACAAGAGAACCTAATAATTTTACTTATCATATGCTGCATGATTTAGGTATGTATAAAGGTAGGTAAAATTAATATTTACTAATAAGTTTAACTAATCGTTAATATTTTTTAGATAAGGAAAACTTATGTTTACTGGTATAATTCAATCTACGGCGCCCATTATCGCGATTGAAGAAAAAAAGTTTTTTCGTACTCATTATATACTATTACCTGTAGAGTTATTACCAAACTTGAATATTGGAGCTTCAGTAGCACATAATGGTTGTTGTTTGACAGTTACTGGTATTAATGGTACTTTAATAAGTTTTGATCTAATGAAAGAAACGTTAAGACTAACTAATTTATGCCAGCTTAAAGTAGGTGATGAAATTAATATAGAGAGAGCGGCAAGACTTCATTCAGAAATTAGCGGTCATCTAATATCAGGACATATTATTTGTATTGCTGAATTAATGAAAATTATTATATCAGAAAATAACCGACAACTGTGGTTTTCATTACACAATTATACATTAATAAAATATGTTTTGCATAAAGGATATATTGCCTTAGACGGTATTAGCTTAACAGTTGGAAAAGTAGTTAATAATTGCTTTTGTGTACATTTAATACCTGAAACATTACTACGTACTACACTAGGTAAAAAACTACTAGGTTATAACGTTAATATCGAAATTGATTCGCAGACGCAGTTGATTGTTAATACTGTAGAGCGGGTCTTCTTAGCAAAGAGTAATCATAACTTTTGTTATTGAAAAATAATTTACTCTCTGAAACTGATATTTAAGTATATGTAAGAATTTAAGTTTCATAAAAAAATATGTTCTTAACTGTTTGTTATTAACAAATTAATTGTTAGAAGAGAAACATGAATATTAAAAAAATTAAACAACAAATAAAAGAAAATAAAATACTTCTTTATATGAAAGGATCCCCAAACTGTCCCAGTTGTGGTTTTTCTGCTAAAGCAGTAGAAATTATTTCTAAATACGTAGAAAATTTTTCTTATATTGATGTACTAATTAATCCAGATATTCGTGTTGAATTACCTAAATTAGCTAACTGGCCTACATTCCCACAACTATGGATAAATGGTAATTTTATTGGTGGATGTGATATAATTATTGAGATGTACCAAAATGGTGAATTAAAAGAAATTATTAATAATCTACGATTAAATGCAGTTAACAACCAACCATAAGAATAATTATTATTATGGAAATTTTTGAAATTAGTGCGTGCTAGATTGCTATCTTCTAGAAAAAATAAGAATAAATTATCTTACTACGATTCTACTGTATTAGATGGTTATGGATATGTACTAACTACAGATTTACTCTGGGGATTAAACAGAGTATAATAATTTTCCGTACGGTGAGTGGCGCAGTCTGGCAGCGCAATACGTTCGGGACGTATGGGTCAGAGGTTCAAATCCTCTCTCACCGACCAATGGTGCTGTAATTATCATTTTCTATACTATTTATAATTTATCACCTGTATTCACAAGCAAAGTGATAGTTATCTATTTTATCTAGTTATTCGTCTTTACAAGACGTTATCTAAATAACATTTAAAATGAATCCATATATTCTTTTCTGCTTCATTCCTAGATACATAATCTATTCTCTTAAGAGATTTATTATCGACCTCTAAAAATTAAATTTTAATTATCTAATTTAAAGGCATCTTGTGAAATGAAATATTTCTTAAATGCAGAATAATTTTTAACTACAACTAATAATAAAACGATAAAATACTGTTATTTGTTTCTAAGAGCATCATTTTGCAAAAAAAATAATAAAGAAATTATGCGATAAGTTCTTCTGCTGATACATTTTTATAGTGTATGTTATATCTATAATATAAAATTATATCAAAATTTTTTATCTCGAGGTGTGTAATTATTATGAATAAGATTCCTATGACTAGGCGCGGCGCGGAAAAACTCCGTAAGGAACTTGAATATTTAAAAAATGTTTGCCGACCTAAGATTACCAGATCTATTGCTGATGCTCGTGAATATGGTGATTTAAAAGAAAATGCTGAGTATCATGCTGCTAGAGAACAACAAGGATTTTGTGAATGCCGAATAGAAAAAATAGAAACTAAATTATTTAATGCACAGGTGATAGATGTAACTAAGCTTACCCCGAACGGCAAAGTTATTTTTGGGGCTACAGTTAGTGTAGAGAATCTTAATAAAAAAGAAAAAACAAAATATTGCATTGTCGGTGATGATGAAGCTGATTTTAAACAAAATCTAATTTCTATTAATTCTCCTATAGCTCGCGGACTTGTTGGAAAAATAGAAGGAGACATTGTAGTTATTAAAACTCCTAGTGGAGTAGTAAAATATAAGATACTTAGTGTTGATTATTTGTAAACTTACTAGTTAGATATCTCTCAACAGAAATAAAAATTTTTTTACTAATATCTCTTAATTTAAGTAATTCTTTTCCTATAAATACAAAATATATATGAATATATTTATTAAATCTTGCTAAAGTTAATTTTAAGTAATTAATATATAAAAATGACTACTAAAAATCGTTCTACAAGTTCTACCCGTTGGCTACAAGAACACTTTAATGATAAATATGTTCAGCAGGCACAAAAAAAACAACTGCGTTCTCGTGCTTGGTTTAAACTTCATCAAATACAACAAAGTGACAAGCTATTTTATCCAGGAATAACTGTAGTAGATTTAGGATCTGCCCCTGGAGGTTGGTCTCAATATGTTGTTATGCAAATAGGCAATAAAGGTCGTGTTATTGCTTGTGATATTCTACCAATGGATTTAATAGTAGGTGTAGATTTTATACAAGGTGATTTTCGTAACCCATTAGTGTTAAAGTCTTTGATGGAAATTATAGGTAAAAAAAAAGTGCAGGTAGTACTATCAGATATGGCTCCTAATATAAGTGGTATTCCAGCAGTTGATATACCTAAAGCTATGTATCTAGTAGAATTAGCACTGGAAATGTGTCTAGATATTCTTGCCCCCAGTGGTAGTTTTTTGGTAAAAATGTTTCAGGGAGAAACTTTTGATAAGTACCTGCATACAATACGTTCTCTTTTTAAGAATGTCAAAATTCGTAAACCTGAAGCTTCTCGGAACCATTCACGAGAAGTGTATATTGTAGCGAAAGAACGTAAATTCTAGTATCTTAACTTTAATTTATATATCATATGAGGTTAATTCCTTGAGTGACATGGCAAAAAACCTAATTATTTGGTTAATTATTGCAGTTTTATTAATTTCTGTATTTCAGAGTTTGAGTCCCCACGAATATAATAAACGTCAAGTAGATTACTCTACTTTTATGTCTGAATTAAATAAAGATCAGGTTAAAGAAGCACGTATTAATGGTCGTGAAATCACAGTTATTAAAAAAAATAGTAATCGCTATATTACTTATATTCCTATAAATGATCCTAAGCTTCTTGATATTCTTTTGACAAAAAGCGTGAAAGTTGTCGGGGAGCCTCCAGAAGAACCCAATATTATAGCATCTGTATTTATCTCTTGGTTTCCGATGTTATTACTCATTGGGGTCTGGGTTTTCTTTATGCGGCAAATGCAAAGCGGCAGTAAAGGTGCTATGTCTTTTGGTAAAAGTAAGGCTAGAATCCTTACTGAAGATAAAATGAAAATAACATTTGCTGATGTTGCTGGTTGTGATGAAGCTAAAGAAGAAGTTAGTGAACTAGTAGATTACTTGCGTGAACCAAGTAGGTTTCAAAAACTTGGGGGAAAAATTCCTAAAGGAGTTTTAATGGTAGGTCCTCCTGGTACCGGAAAAACATTACTAGCCAAAGCTATTGCTGGTGAAGCTAAAGTTCCTTTTTTTAATATTTCTGGTTCTGATTTTGTAGAAATGTTTGTGGGAGTAGGTGCGTCTCGCGTTCGTGATATGTTTGAGCAAGCTAAGAAAGCAGCACCATGCATTATCTTTATTGATGAAATTGATGCAGTAGGACGTCATCGTGGTGCAGGACTTGGTGGTGGTCATGATGAACGTGAACAAACTCTAAACCAAATGCTTGTTGAAATGGACGGATTTGAAGGAAATGAAGAAATTATCGTTATTGCTGCAACTAATCGCCCAGATGTTTTAGATCCTGCTTTACTTCGTCCTGGTCGTTTTGATCGTCATGTGGTAGTGGGACTACCAGATATTAGAGGAAGAGAACAAATTTTGAGAGTGCACATACGTCATGTGACGCTTGCACCTGATATAGATATCTTAGTTATTGCGCGTGGGACACCTGGATTTTCAGGTGCAGATTTAGCTAACCTAGTAAACGAAGCCGCTCTATTTGCAGCCCGTGGTAGTAAACGCATGGTATCAATGATAGAATTTGAAAAAGCAAAAGATAAAATTATGATGGGCGCCGAGCGCCGTTCTCTGGTAATGACCGAAGCACAAAAAGAGTCTACAGCTTATCACGAAGCTGGACATGCCATCATTGGTCGTCTGGTACCAGAACATGATCCAGTTCATAAAGTAACGATTATTCCGCGCGGTAGAGCCCTTGGGGTTACATTTTTTCTCCCAGAAAGGGATACTATCAGCGTTAGTCGCCAAAAGTTAGAAAGCCAAATATCTACCCTATATGGTGGTAGGTTAGCAGAAGAAATTATTTATGGTTCAGAAAATATTTCTACTGGTGCTTCTAACGACATCAAAGTAGCAACATCTATTGCCAGAAATATGGTAACTCAATGGGGTTTCTCTGAAAAATTAGGTCCTCTTTTATATACAGAGGAAGAGTGCGAAGTATTTCTGGGACGCTCAGTAGCTAAGTCAAAACATATATCAGATGAAACGACACGTATCATCGATCAAGAAGTGAAATCATTAATTGAACGAAATTATATACGTGCACGTACACTATTGATTGATAATATAGATATCTTGCATGCAATGAAAGATGCATTAATGAAATATGAAACTATTAACGTATTGCAGATAGATGACTTAATGAGCCGTAAAGTAGTTGGTACCGCAGCAGGAGGGGATAATGTTGTTTCTGGTACTAATTGTAGCGAAAGAAAGTACATCAATTGTGCCTTAAATAAATTAACTACTAATAAATAGTAATTAAATAAATACTATAAGAGTCTATCTTTGTAGATAGATATAAAAATTAGAGACTATTTATTAATTTTTTTCTAGAGATGAAACCAATCAATTTTAATGATAGAATTTATCTATTAATACTCAATAATATTTTATTCAAACTGAATTTGATTTTTCTTCTCTATGTAAAAATAGAATACAACTTGATCATAGTGCAAAAAAGTATTATCATATATAATATATTTAAGAAAAAAAATATTTTTACTATTAATTACTGATAGTAATCATCATATTTATGATTTAAAATTTATAATGATAAACTCATTTATTAGAACTTATATTGGTAATGATTAACAACAAATAATTTTGAAATTAAGTAATATTATTTTCTTTACTACCCTAATTTTTATTAGGCTACTGGTATTTTAGTAAAATATTGATAAATTTTGCAAAGATAAACGTCTTAGATTATTTCTCTATAATGTTATCTGTTAGATTTAACTGGGTGCCAATAATATCAGTATTAAAAAACTGAAAATTATTGTTTATTTTGCTGTACCGTACCAGATTGCTAGCTATTAAGTTGTTGCATTAGTATGGATGGAGGAGCCACAAGTACATCTTGATGGAAAAGTTGACTACTGTCGATGGTATTATTATTGTTGTCATTTATAGTTAAAAAGAGAATATCTGTTGTTTAATTTTAGTTTGTTTTTCTGCTAACAATTAGTTAGCTGTAAAATATAGTGGCAACTAAAGTAAGTTTTATTTTAAAATTAATTTTGATTAAAATTGAATATTTTAGATACCCTCTTATAAAAAGAGATATCTATTTAGTAATTCAATTACGGATACAAAATATGTATCGATTTCTATTAGTTATTTTTCTAGTAATATCTATTGTACTTATAATACTAATTATGCTGCAACAAATTAAAGGTGCTGATGTAAAAACTTCATCAAGTGTAGGCAGTACTATATTTAGTTTTAAAACTTATAATAAGTTCGTAACTAGTATAACATTTATACTAGCAACGCTAGTTTTTGTTCTCAGTTTAATACTAGGAAATATAAGTAATAAATATAGTAAAAAAATAAATGGTACCGATCTAAATAATGTTCAGTATAAAAAAGTAAACCAGTTGAAAAATTGCAAACATGATTAGTAATTCAGTGCCGAGGTGGTGGAATTGGTAAACACGCTACCTTGAGGTGGTAGTGCCGTAAGGCTTACGGGTTCAAATCCCGTCCTCGGTACTAATTTTAGAAATAATTTTTTCATAAATATTAACAGTTTCACATAAATAAAATATTTTTTAAAAAATTTTTCAAATATACTTGCTGTATTATAGGTTTTTATTAATTAAAATTTAAATCACCATAATTTTCTGGGTATTTTATTAGCTTGATAGCTAGAGATTAAATCTAGCTTAATAGTCAAATTGTTTATTGAAATTACATTCTTATATTTGGAGTTACTTTTGACAACATTAAAACAAAAATTAATAGATATAATCTATGAACCGATAAAAATATTAGAATTTATTCTAGTAGTTATTGACTTTATTCGTAATTCCCAGTCAACGTTACATATCTATAATAGTGAATTTATATTAATGTTACGTATTACAGTAAAAAATAAATTGCTAGAAATTATAAAAACAGTATCTAGTAAAATAGTTACTGTAACTGTAGATGAAAAATATAAATTAGCAAATAATATCCAGAAAGAAAATATAGTACCTATAGTTGTAATGTATTACTAACTAAGGTAACTAAAATGAATAAAGAAATTCTTGCTGTTGTTGAAGCAGTTTCTAATGAAAAATCAATCCCCAGAGAAAAAATTTTCGAAGCTCTAGAAATAGCACTAGCTACAGCAACTAAGAAAAAATACGAACAAGAAATAGATGTTCGCGTTAGTATAAATCAAAAATCAGGTGATTTGAATACCTTTCGTCGTTGGATTATTGTAGATAAGGTTACTCAACCTACTAGGGAAATTACCCTTGCTGCTGCAAAAATTGATGATCCGCTAGCAACAATAGGTGGTTATATAGAAGATAAAATAGATTCAATTACATTTGATCGTATTACTACTCAAACTGCAAAACAAGTAATAATTCAGAAAGTACGTGAAGCAGAACGTGCAATTATTATCGATCAATTCTGTCATTACGAAGGGAAACTTCTAACAAGTGTAGTGAAAACAGTTAATAGAGATAACTTAATTTTAGATTTAGGAAACCATGTTGAAGCAGTAATTTGTAGTGAGGATATGCTTCCTAGGGAAAATTTTCGTACTGGAGACCGTATACGAGGGATATTATATTCTATTCGTCCCGAATCTAGAGGTGCACAACTGTTTGTAAGTAGATCACGTCCGGAGATGTTAGTCGAATTATTCAGAATTGAGGTACCGGAAATAAGTGAGGAAATAATTGAAATTAAAGCTGTTGCTAGAGATCCTGGTTCCCGTGCAAAAATAGCAGTGATAACCCATGATAAACGTATTGATCCTATTGGAGCTTGCGTCGGAATGCGTGGAGCACGTGTTCAAGCAGTTTCTAATGAACTCAATGGCGAACGTATCGATATTGTGTTATGGGATAATAATCCTGCTAAGTTCGTTATTAATGCCATGGCTCCTGCAGATATCGCTTCTATAGTAGTAGACGAAGATAAGCACACGATGGATATCGCGGTAGAAGCAAATAATCTTGCTCAAGCTATTGGACGTAACGGACAAAACGTTAGACTAGCTTCCCAGCTTAGCGGCTGGGAGTTAACTGTAATGACAGTAGAAGATCTAAAGTTAAAACATCAAGCTGAAACCAATGAAGCTATCAATATCTTAACTAGTAATCTACATATTACTAAAAATTTAGCTACAGTGCTAGTAGCGGAAGGTTTCTCATCCCTGGAAGAATTAGCATATGTACCGTTAAATGAATTGCTAGAAATGAAATTGATAAATGAAAAAACAATAATAATGTTACGTGAAAAAGCAAAAAATGCACTGAATAATCTTTCTTTAGCGAAAAAAAAGAATAAAAAAGTACCAGCTAAAGATCTGCTAGATCTTCCAGAACTGGAGCGATGCATAGCATTTAAATTGGCTCAGCATGGTGTTTGTAATTTAGAAGATCTTGCTGAACAGAGTGTCCAAGATATATCAAATATTGAAGGTTTGAGTAATGAAAAAGCAGGAAAGATAATCATGGCAGCGCGTAATATTTGCTGGTTTAAAGATAACAATAAATAAATTATAGCAGGAAATTAACAGCATGACAGATATAACAGTAACCATGAAATCGCTCGCTGCTGAAATACATATTCCGGTTGATAACCTTATAAAGCAATTTGCTAATGCTGGTATCGATAAAACAGCAGTGGATTCTGTAACTGAAATAGAAAAAAAAATTTTTTTTGCTTATTTAAACAATAGAAATATTATTTCTAATAAATTAACTTGGCAACGTAAAATACGTAGCATGTTAAATATTTATACTACAGAAGGTAAAAGTAAATCGATACCAATTGAATTTCGCAGAAATCGCAATTATATACAAAATAATCCAAATACTCAATTATATTCGCAAGCTGAAGAAAAAGCTCAAAGAGAAGCTGAAGAAAAAGCTCAAAGAGAAGCTGAAGAAAAAGCTCAAAGAGAAGCTGAAGAAAAAGCCCAACGAGAAGCTGAAGAAAAAGCTCAAAGAGAAGCTGAAGAAAAAGCTCAAAGAGAAGCTGAAGAAAAAGCTCAAAGAGAAGCTGAAGAAAAAGCCCTACATAAAAAAGATAAAAATAAGCGTAAAGAATTAGCTAATTTTAAACGCCCAGTTGCAGATGAAATGCATCATAAAGTAGAAGAAAAGAGCTATAAACAAGTTGATAAAAAACGTCGGTTTGCTGAAAAATTAGGTAATAATTTGAATACTGCCTCTGCAGAAGAGGTAGATATTATTAACTATTACAATTTTAATACCTCTAATTATGTCCTAGAAGCAGAGGAAGAAAATGATATAAAAATTGAAGGTGATCATCGCCGTACCAGAGTTTTCAACTCTAGTAAGAAAAAAATAAGTAAACTATCAGCATTAGATTCTGATAGAGAAGAAGCACGAACAGTAGGTAGTTATCATAAAAATCAGCGTAAAAAAAGCACTTTACTACATAGGTTTAATAAACCCACCCAAGTGGTGAACCGCGATGTAATCATAGGGGAAACTATTTCTGTAACAGAATTAGCTAATAAAATGGCTCTAAAAGTATCGCAGGTCATTAAAACAATGATGAAATTAGGTGCTATAGCTACCATCAACCAAGTTATAGATCAAGAAACAGCGCAACTCATAGCAGAAGAAATGGGTCATAATGTTATACTATGTAGTAAAAACAAGTTAGAAGAATCAGTAATGTATGAACGCAATACCATAAATCCAGCTACTACAGAATTACGTGCGCCAATAGTAACTATAATGGGACATGTAGATCATGGTAAAACATCTATACTAGACTATATTCGCACGGCTAAAGTAGCGGCAGGAGAGGTAGGTGGTATTACGCAGCATCTGGGTACCTATCAGTTAAAAACTGAAAAAGGAATGATAACTTTCCTTGATACACCAGGTCATGCAGCATTTACAGCAATGAGAGCACGTGGTGTGCAGATAACGGATATAATAGTACTAGTAGTAGCTGCAGATGAAGGAGTGATGCTGCAGACAATTGAAGCTATTCAGCATGCAAAAGTCGCTAAAGTACCAATAGTAGTTGCTGTTAACAAAATTGATAAACTAGAATCAAATCCAGATATCATAAAAAATGAACTTACAAAATACGATCTGCTTCCAGAAGAATGGGGTGGTGAAAATCAATTTGTATATGTTTCTGCTAAAACTGGCTCTGGTATTGATAAATTACTTGAAGCAATTTTACTGCAAGCAGAAATTTTAGAACTCAAAGCAATCAATAAAGGATTTGCTTCTGGTGTCGTCATCGAATCTTGTTTAGATAAGGGATTAGGTCCAGTTGCTACAGTGCTAGTACTTGAAGGTACCCTTAATCGGGGTGATGTAGTTCTTTGTGGTTTGGAATATGGTCGTGTGCGTGCTATGCGCAATGAATTTGGTTGCGATTTAAAATCTGCTGGACCATCTGTTCCCGTTAAAATTTTAGGCCTATCAGGAATTCCAGCTGTTGGTGATAAAGTAACAGTAGTACGTGATGAGAAAAAAGCACGAGAAGTAGCTATTTATCGCCAAAGTAAATTTCGTGAAATAAAATTAGCACGTCAACAACAGTCAACTCTGGAAAACATGTTCTCTAACTTCACTAAAAGTGAAATATCTGAACTAAACATAGTGCTTAAATCTGACGTACAGGGTTCAGCTGAAGCCATCAGCAATGCACTAGAAAATTTATCTACCGAGAAAATAAAAGTAAAAATTGTGGGTTCTGGTGTGGGTAGTATTACTGATACTGATGTAACGTTAGCAGCAACCTCTAATGCTATTCTACTAGGTTTTAATGTTCGTGCAGAAAATTCTGTTAATCAGCTTCTTGAAACAAAAAAAATTGATATACGATATTACTCAATAATCTATGATCTCATTAATGAAGTAAAAAAAGCCATGAATTGTATGTTATTACCAGCATACAAACAGGAAATAGTAGGTATAGCAAAAGTTAGTGATGTATTTAATTCACTAAAATTCGGTGCTATTGCTGGTTGTATAGTAACTGAAGGAGTAGTTAAATGTCATAATAAAATACGTATTTTGCGTAAAAATGTAGTAATTTATGAAGGTGAAATAGATTCATTACGACATTTTAAAGATAATGTTAACGAAGTTCGTAATGGTATGACATGTGGTATTGGAGTAAAAAATTATAATAACATTATTTTAGGTGATATAATTGAAGTATTTAACTCTGTTGAGATAAAACGTACTAGTGTCTGATAAGATTTTATCAGGCAATATTTTATTTGAGAATATTTGTAAAATGGCAAACGAATATAGTCGTATACAGCGCGTTTCACAGGAAATTAAAAAAAATACTGCCATTATCTTACAGCGCGAAATTAAAGATCCTCGCATAAAAATAACAACAGTATCCTACGTTAAAGTTTCTAAAGATTTCGCTTATGCAAAAATTTTTGTTACTTTTTTAAATAACGAAACACCTGAAAAAGTTAGAAAAAATATTCATCTTTTACAAGATATGGCGTACAAAGTACGCCTACTTCTTGGTAAATCAATGTACTTACGTATAGTGCCAGAATTAACTTTTATATATGATAATTCACTTGTAGAAGGAATACGTATCACTAAATTAGTGAGACAGGTTGTTAAAAATAATAATAGCCAAACTTTATATATAAATAAGTATCTTGAAGATACTGAAAAAACATGAAACATCTAAACTGCAGCTATCGTAATATTAACGGTATTGTACTGCTAGATAAACCCCTAGACATATCATCTAACAATGTGTTACAAAATGTGAAGCGTCTCTATTATGCTAAGAAGGCCGGGCATACTGGATCCTTAGATCCATTAGCAACTGGTATGTTGCCTATTTGTTTAGGCGAGGCAACTAAATTTTCTCAATTTTTGCTAAATGCCGATAAACGATATAAAGTAACCGCTAAATTAGGTGAGCGTACAAATACTTCTGACGCTAAGGGACAAATTATTAATAGACGACCCGTCTTACTAAATAAGACGAAGTTAATGACAGAGCTTAACTATTTCCTCGGTGAAAAAAAACAAGTGCCGTCTATTTTTTCAGCTTTAAAATATCAGGGGCGTCCTCTGTATGAATATGCTAGGAAAGGAATCCCAGTGGTACGCGAGGCACGACCAATTAATATTTACGATTTAAAATTACATCATTGGGACTTAACTAAGTTAGAACTAGAAATTCATTGTTCTAAAGGAACTTATATCCGCACTATTATAGATGATTTAGGTGAACGTTTAGGCTGTGGTGCACACGTAATTGCATTACGAAGAATAGCAATAGCTAACTATTCTAGCAAAGATATGATAACACTTAAAACTATTCAAGCTATACATACCGAAACTAGACAAGAAACCTTAGCGTGTTTAGATGCTTTACTATTACCTATAGATAGTGCTCTAATAGCTATGCCTACAATAAATATCCCCTCTTCCCTAGCAGATAGAGTGTTATTGGGTCAACCTATAAATCTTATAGCGCCACCTACGGTGGGTTTAGTACGGATGATTTATGGTACTACTAATCAATTTTTTGGTATTGGAGAAATAACATCTCAGGCACTTCTAATTCCACGTCGCCTGATAGCTAAAAACTGTATCTAAATACACATTTATTAGTATTGCGATTAAGAATTACTAATAGTAAAATAGTAGCTAAATTAGAGATCAACGTTCATCTATTTTACCATAATTTGGAGTATTATAATGTCTCTAAGTTTTGAAATAAAAGAAAAAATTATTTATAATTTCGGCCGTAACGCTAAAGACAGCGGTTATACTGAAGTTCAGATAGCTATTTTAACTACTAATATTAGCCATCTGCATAATCATTTTATAGAACATAAAAATGACCATCATAGTCGCCGGGGTCTATTACGTATGGTTTCAAAACGCCGTAAACTGCTAGAATACTTAAAAAACAAAGATAGAGTACGTTATACCAACCTTATTGAACGTCTAGATCTTCGTCATTAATTTAGTAGTAATTTTTAAGGATATTTTAGGAGAAGCAACATTAATACGGCGTAAGATCAGCTTTATCCTTTAAGATTTAATCGTGATTGTATTCTGGATTTAAAGAATAGACACGAACTTTTAAATAA of the Candidatus Mikella endobia genome contains:
- the rbfA gene encoding 30S ribosome-binding factor RbfA; the encoded protein is MANEYSRIQRVSQEIKKNTAIILQREIKDPRIKITTVSYVKVSKDFAYAKIFVTFLNNETPEKVRKNIHLLQDMAYKVRLLLGKSMYLRIVPELTFIYDNSLVEGIRITKLVRQVVKNNNSQTLYINKYLEDTEKT
- the rlmE gene encoding 23S rRNA (uridine(2552)-2'-O)-methyltransferase RlmE, translating into MTTKNRSTSSTRWLQEHFNDKYVQQAQKKQLRSRAWFKLHQIQQSDKLFYPGITVVDLGSAPGGWSQYVVMQIGNKGRVIACDILPMDLIVGVDFIQGDFRNPLVLKSLMEIIGKKKVQVVLSDMAPNISGIPAVDIPKAMYLVELALEMCLDILAPSGSFLVKMFQGETFDKYLHTIRSLFKNVKIRKPEASRNHSREVYIVAKERKF
- the grxD gene encoding Grx4 family monothiol glutaredoxin gives rise to the protein MNIKKIKQQIKENKILLYMKGSPNCPSCGFSAKAVEIISKYVENFSYIDVLINPDIRVELPKLANWPTFPQLWINGNFIGGCDIIIEMYQNGELKEIINNLRLNAVNNQP
- a CDS encoding riboflavin synthase, which translates into the protein MFTGIIQSTAPIIAIEEKKFFRTHYILLPVELLPNLNIGASVAHNGCCLTVTGINGTLISFDLMKETLRLTNLCQLKVGDEINIERAARLHSEISGHLISGHIICIAELMKIIISENNRQLWFSLHNYTLIKYVLHKGYIALDGISLTVGKVVNNCFCVHLIPETLLRTTLGKKLLGYNVNIEIDSQTQLIVNTVERVFLAKSNHNFCY
- the greA gene encoding transcription elongation factor GreA, yielding MNKIPMTRRGAEKLRKELEYLKNVCRPKITRSIADAREYGDLKENAEYHAAREQQGFCECRIEKIETKLFNAQVIDVTKLTPNGKVIFGATVSVENLNKKEKTKYCIVGDDEADFKQNLISINSPIARGLVGKIEGDIVVIKTPSGVVKYKILSVDYL
- the infB gene encoding translation initiation factor IF-2; translated protein: MTDITVTMKSLAAEIHIPVDNLIKQFANAGIDKTAVDSVTEIEKKIFFAYLNNRNIISNKLTWQRKIRSMLNIYTTEGKSKSIPIEFRRNRNYIQNNPNTQLYSQAEEKAQREAEEKAQREAEEKAQREAEEKAQREAEEKAQREAEEKAQREAEEKAQREAEEKALHKKDKNKRKELANFKRPVADEMHHKVEEKSYKQVDKKRRFAEKLGNNLNTASAEEVDIINYYNFNTSNYVLEAEEENDIKIEGDHRRTRVFNSSKKKISKLSALDSDREEARTVGSYHKNQRKKSTLLHRFNKPTQVVNRDVIIGETISVTELANKMALKVSQVIKTMMKLGAIATINQVIDQETAQLIAEEMGHNVILCSKNKLEESVMYERNTINPATTELRAPIVTIMGHVDHGKTSILDYIRTAKVAAGEVGGITQHLGTYQLKTEKGMITFLDTPGHAAFTAMRARGVQITDIIVLVVAADEGVMLQTIEAIQHAKVAKVPIVVAVNKIDKLESNPDIIKNELTKYDLLPEEWGGENQFVYVSAKTGSGIDKLLEAILLQAEILELKAINKGFASGVVIESCLDKGLGPVATVLVLEGTLNRGDVVLCGLEYGRVRAMRNEFGCDLKSAGPSVPVKILGLSGIPAVGDKVTVVRDEKKAREVAIYRQSKFREIKLARQQQSTLENMFSNFTKSEISELNIVLKSDVQGSAEAISNALENLSTEKIKVKIVGSGVGSITDTDVTLAATSNAILLGFNVRAENSVNQLLETKKIDIRYYSIIYDLINEVKKAMNCMLLPAYKQEIVGIAKVSDVFNSLKFGAIAGCIVTEGVVKCHNKIRILRKNVVIYEGEIDSLRHFKDNVNEVRNGMTCGIGVKNYNNIILGDIIEVFNSVEIKRTSV
- a CDS encoding LSm family protein, with translation MTTLKQKLIDIIYEPIKILEFILVVIDFIRNSQSTLHIYNSEFILMLRITVKNKLLEIIKTVSSKIVTVTVDEKYKLANNIQKENIVPIVVMYY
- the secG gene encoding preprotein translocase subunit SecG; its protein translation is MYRFLLVIFLVISIVLIILIMLQQIKGADVKTSSSVGSTIFSFKTYNKFVTSITFILATLVFVLSLILGNISNKYSKKINGTDLNNVQYKKVNQLKNCKHD
- the nusA gene encoding transcription termination factor NusA, which codes for MNKEILAVVEAVSNEKSIPREKIFEALEIALATATKKKYEQEIDVRVSINQKSGDLNTFRRWIIVDKVTQPTREITLAAAKIDDPLATIGGYIEDKIDSITFDRITTQTAKQVIIQKVREAERAIIIDQFCHYEGKLLTSVVKTVNRDNLILDLGNHVEAVICSEDMLPRENFRTGDRIRGILYSIRPESRGAQLFVSRSRPEMLVELFRIEVPEISEEIIEIKAVARDPGSRAKIAVITHDKRIDPIGACVGMRGARVQAVSNELNGERIDIVLWDNNPAKFVINAMAPADIASIVVDEDKHTMDIAVEANNLAQAIGRNGQNVRLASQLSGWELTVMTVEDLKLKHQAETNEAINILTSNLHITKNLATVLVAEGFSSLEELAYVPLNELLEMKLINEKTIIMLREKAKNALNNLSLAKKKNKKVPAKDLLDLPELERCIAFKLAQHGVCNLEDLAEQSVQDISNIEGLSNEKAGKIIMAARNICWFKDNNK